The following coding sequences are from one Treponema primitia ZAS-1 window:
- a CDS encoding uracil-xanthine permease family protein, whose amino-acid sequence MKPIYDVEERPPFAKSLFYGLQHLLACFGATVLVPMLVGINPLYALFSAGIGTLLYLFITKFKVPNFVGSSFAFIGCAIMVLKTYGMEYLAGGAIVSAVFYTIVALLVWTAGTGWINKVLPPVVIGPVVAVIGLSLAGTAISMSGAAEGGDFTAMLLALATLAITIIAMFCKAKFISSISIVIGLAGGYLLSALFGRVDYSAIAAAPLINVPVFIVPKFNGTVILVFSLVSFATICEHIGHTMVTGQIINRDIIKNPGLHRTILGDGLATGLAGLFGSVANTTYGESLGVMATTKVYSVFVFIFSGVLAIVLSIFGKLGGVLQTIPAHVLGGLCILLYGTIAVNGLKQLVVNKVDFDKTRNLIIASVIFILGCGGSVFQLPGSAYPLLTSIAFAAIVGIILNLVLPKEKD is encoded by the coding sequence ATGAAGCCAATTTATGATGTTGAAGAACGCCCTCCCTTCGCTAAATCACTGTTTTACGGATTGCAGCATCTGCTTGCATGTTTCGGCGCTACCGTTTTAGTCCCGATGCTGGTTGGGATCAACCCCTTATATGCGTTGTTTTCGGCGGGTATAGGAACGTTGCTGTATTTGTTCATTACAAAATTTAAGGTGCCAAACTTTGTTGGATCCTCCTTTGCATTCATTGGATGCGCAATAATGGTGTTGAAAACCTATGGTATGGAATATTTAGCCGGCGGAGCGATTGTGTCGGCGGTTTTTTATACGATCGTTGCTCTGCTTGTTTGGACGGCGGGAACCGGCTGGATCAATAAGGTCCTGCCCCCTGTTGTTATTGGTCCGGTTGTTGCCGTAATTGGCCTTTCATTGGCCGGAACGGCAATTTCAATGTCCGGGGCTGCGGAGGGCGGTGATTTTACCGCCATGCTATTAGCCCTGGCAACTCTGGCGATAACCATTATCGCCATGTTTTGCAAAGCCAAATTCATTTCCAGTATTAGTATCGTTATTGGCTTGGCCGGCGGATATCTTCTGTCGGCGTTATTTGGCCGGGTGGATTATTCCGCCATTGCCGCAGCCCCGCTTATCAATGTTCCGGTTTTTATTGTACCAAAGTTTAACGGTACCGTTATTCTTGTATTTTCATTAGTATCATTTGCAACAATCTGTGAACATATTGGCCATACTATGGTGACCGGTCAAATTATTAATAGGGATATTATTAAGAATCCGGGCCTTCATAGGACTATTCTTGGCGATGGTTTGGCTACCGGTCTGGCGGGACTATTCGGATCCGTAGCAAATACAACCTATGGTGAAAGCCTTGGGGTAATGGCAACAACAAAGGTGTATTCGGTGTTCGTGTTTATTTTTTCCGGCGTCTTAGCAATCGTTTTGTCAATCTTCGGAAAACTTGGCGGCGTATTGCAAACCATACCTGCCCATGTTTTGGGTGGTTTGTGTATTCTCCTTTACGGAACAATCGCCGTGAACGGTTTGAAACAGTTGGTTGTAAACAAAGTTGATTTCGATAAAACGCGCAATTTAATTATCGCTTCGGTTATCTTTATTCTTGGATGCGGCGGATCCGTATTTCAGCTACCCGGAAGCGCATATCCATTATTAACTTCAATTGCCTTCGCTGCCATTGTTGGTATTATTCTCAATTTAGTTTTGCCAAAAGAGAAAGACTAA
- a CDS encoding HepT-like ribonuclease domain-containing protein translates to MSDAAIRTLMANLENLAASLNWLRRSFTSCDKIGIKTTYTEDEFDQFENLSSRYARTTDLLINKILRSIDAVELVDSGSVIDAANHAEKRGIIDSVSQLRELKDLRNEIAHEYETEDLSKLFALVLDATPRLFVLADRTVKYCGKYTG, encoded by the coding sequence ATGAGTGACGCTGCCATCCGGACCCTTATGGCCAATCTCGAAAATCTTGCCGCCAGTTTGAACTGGCTGAGACGTTCTTTTACGAGCTGTGATAAAATCGGAATTAAAACAACATACACGGAAGATGAGTTCGATCAATTTGAAAATCTTAGTTCCCGTTATGCCCGTACAACGGATTTATTGATTAATAAAATACTGCGCAGCATTGATGCGGTAGAATTAGTTGACAGCGGCAGCGTTATTGATGCCGCCAACCACGCTGAAAAGCGCGGAATTATAGATTCAGTTTCGCAGCTGCGTGAGCTTAAGGATCTGCGTAACGAAATAGCCCATGAATACGAAACTGAAGATCTTTCAAAACTATTTGCATTGGTCCTTGATGCCACTCCCCGTCTGTTTGTGCTTGCGGATCGGACGGTAAAGTACTGCGGGAAGTACACAGGGTAG
- a CDS encoding LPP20 family lipoprotein produces the protein MKKSVCVCLTVFAVALLVVSCKGSPDAQKQDPNSPEWLNDFPPEGVIWGIGSAKQSSEQMSMTTAEARARTSVARQLSIKVDAMFTDYLRDAGTVDSQTALSLQEDVSRQVTSIQLNGAQPIKRWKAPDSSWWYLVEYKVSDAKTALTPLFTSEESKYAEFKAQEALRMLDTQLSKNEKPVPVFE, from the coding sequence ATGAAAAAGAGTGTATGTGTATGTCTTACGGTGTTCGCCGTTGCTTTGCTGGTGGTGAGTTGCAAGGGCAGCCCGGATGCCCAAAAGCAGGATCCGAATTCCCCTGAATGGCTCAATGACTTCCCCCCGGAAGGTGTGATTTGGGGTATTGGAAGCGCCAAACAATCCTCGGAGCAGATGTCCATGACCACTGCGGAAGCCCGTGCCCGGACCAGCGTTGCCCGGCAGCTCAGCATCAAGGTTGACGCTATGTTCACCGACTATTTGCGGGATGCGGGAACCGTGGACAGCCAGACCGCCCTTTCTCTCCAGGAAGATGTCAGCCGCCAGGTAACTTCCATACAGCTGAACGGCGCCCAGCCTATTAAGCGGTGGAAAGCCCCGGACAGTAGCTGGTGGTACCTGGTGGAATACAAGGTCTCGGATGCCAAAACAGCCCTTACCCCGTTATTTACCAGCGAAGAATCCAAGTATGCGGAATTCAAGGCCCAGGAAGCCCTGCGGATGCTGGACACCCAGCTTTCCAAGAATGAAAAGCCGGTACCGGTATTCGAATAA
- a CDS encoding LPP20 family lipoprotein, whose amino-acid sequence MKKPRTGILLFLPCFLLFLYGCASTPAANNSEDEAIALANASLGAMNGSSLAGPPAGSTGINSSKIKPAWVDSPEAVYSRNSFIAGVGSGNNRDQAEKNAFTALSSIFHQSLQADQKIITSYQEAVRNGATADWTENTSVENAIKTSTAMDLAGAEIRDVWSDGTTFYAVAVMEIPKTARLYTQMIQDNQKIIDALVDIPASDRNSMDSLARFEFATTTAEANKVFANVLSVIGAPVPSGMKRPEDYRLEASGIRNTIPVFVSVEGDRDSRIRSAFASVLSSAGFRTGGNNSRYQLQVQLSFSEVQLPNQTTNKFTRYVVDGNFMDTSTGDVLFPYNINGREGHISLPEAEVRATKAAENKIREDYAEALSAYLYRLIPKK is encoded by the coding sequence ATGAAAAAGCCAAGAACAGGAATATTGCTCTTTTTACCCTGTTTTTTGTTATTCCTCTATGGCTGCGCCAGTACTCCCGCTGCTAACAACAGTGAGGATGAGGCCATTGCATTGGCCAACGCCTCCTTAGGAGCCATGAACGGGAGCAGCCTGGCAGGGCCCCCCGCAGGATCAACGGGGATCAACTCCAGTAAAATTAAGCCCGCCTGGGTTGATTCCCCGGAAGCGGTTTATAGCCGGAACAGTTTTATTGCCGGGGTCGGTTCCGGTAACAACCGGGATCAGGCGGAAAAAAACGCCTTTACAGCCCTGTCTTCGATTTTTCATCAGTCCCTCCAGGCGGATCAGAAGATAATCACCTCGTATCAGGAAGCGGTTCGGAACGGCGCAACCGCGGACTGGACAGAAAACACCTCGGTGGAAAACGCCATAAAAACATCCACCGCCATGGACCTGGCGGGAGCGGAAATCAGGGATGTTTGGTCCGACGGAACTACCTTCTACGCCGTGGCGGTTATGGAAATACCAAAGACCGCCCGGTTGTATACCCAGATGATCCAGGACAATCAGAAAATTATCGATGCCCTGGTCGACATTCCCGCCTCAGACCGGAACAGCATGGATAGTCTTGCCAGATTTGAGTTTGCCACAACCACTGCGGAGGCAAACAAGGTCTTTGCCAATGTACTATCGGTAATCGGCGCCCCGGTACCTTCGGGCATGAAACGTCCCGAGGATTACCGGCTGGAGGCTTCCGGCATAAGGAACACCATACCGGTATTTGTGAGCGTGGAAGGTGACCGGGACAGCAGAATCCGCAGCGCCTTTGCATCGGTACTTTCCTCTGCGGGCTTTAGAACCGGGGGCAATAATTCCCGGTACCAGCTCCAGGTACAGCTTTCCTTTTCCGAGGTTCAGCTGCCCAACCAGACGACCAACAAATTCACCCGCTATGTGGTAGACGGAAACTTCATGGATACCAGCACCGGCGATGTCCTGTTTCCCTATAACATTAACGGCCGGGAGGGCCATATAAGCCTTCCGGAAGCGGAAGTACGGGCAACCAAGGCTGCGGAGAATAAAATAAGGGAAGATTACGCCGAAGCCCTATCGGCCTATCTTTACCGGTTAATACCCAAAAAATAG
- a CDS encoding nucleotidyltransferase domain-containing protein has translation MRISDAEKKVLTEAVQTADADARVWLFGSRTDDTKKGGDIDIAILSPKIGVPERIKIRRSITDILGEQKIDIVVSADGSEPFFCLAVETGAALI, from the coding sequence ATGAGGATAAGTGACGCTGAAAAAAAGGTCCTAACTGAAGCGGTACAAACCGCAGATGCCGATGCCCGGGTTTGGCTTTTTGGTTCCCGTACCGATGACACCAAAAAGGGAGGCGATATTGATATCGCGATCCTTTCCCCGAAAATCGGAGTCCCTGAGCGGATAAAAATCCGGCGAAGCATCACCGATATTTTGGGAGAACAGAAAATAGATATAGTGGTTTCTGCGGATGGCTCGGAACCTTTTTTCTGTCTGGCTGTAGAAACGGGAGCCGCTCTTATATGA
- a CDS encoding penicillin-binding protein activator LpoB, giving the protein MKTVLKTLFASALVLALFASCSSNPKVTRVDASTQTDLSGLWNDTDVRIVCDSLIKTCLDSPRVTAEIARRGRLPTILVGSFKNDSDEHIDTSIISSTMEVAIFNSGKADFVAGGNTRNEVRAERQDQQGNASENTAAALSNETGADFLLTGAVKTIIDRAGGTSTRTYFVTAELTNIETNARMWMDQNSEIKKVIQTPKSKL; this is encoded by the coding sequence ATGAAAACAGTTTTAAAGACATTATTTGCAAGCGCCCTTGTATTGGCCCTGTTTGCATCCTGTAGTTCCAATCCCAAGGTTACCCGGGTGGATGCAAGCACCCAGACCGATTTAAGCGGCCTCTGGAATGACACCGATGTCCGTATCGTCTGCGATAGCCTGATCAAGACCTGTCTGGATTCGCCCCGGGTTACCGCGGAAATTGCCCGGCGGGGACGGCTCCCAACTATCCTGGTGGGAAGTTTCAAGAACGATAGCGATGAGCACATCGACACGTCCATCATTTCCAGTACCATGGAGGTTGCCATATTTAACAGCGGGAAGGCCGACTTTGTGGCCGGCGGTAATACCCGGAACGAAGTCCGGGCGGAGCGCCAGGATCAGCAGGGCAATGCCAGCGAAAACACCGCCGCGGCGCTGAGCAACGAAACCGGCGCGGACTTCCTCCTCACCGGCGCGGTAAAGACCATCATTGACCGGGCGGGGGGTACATCCACCAGGACCTATTTTGTCACCGCCGAATTGACCAACATCGAAACCAATGCCCGGATGTGGATGGATCAGAACAGCGAAATCAAGAAGGTGATCCAAACCCCGAAGTCAAAACTATAA
- a CDS encoding phosphatase — translation MNICIDTHTHSVTSGHAYSTIDDLARGARKRRLKGFVLTDHGPAMPGGPVPYHFANLRIIPKKLFGVFFFTGVETNIMDAEGGIDLAAKYCKRLDFVMTGFHEICFGSQGREANTKTMIAALANPLVDGISHPGNPMFPIDIEEVVKAAAKYGKALEINNSSFRIRPGCEENCRAVAEYSKQYGSLLSIGSDTHYWADVGNFTKARALLKQVAFPPELVINSSLERFRAFVEKRRTARAEIR, via the coding sequence ATGAATATATGTATCGATACCCATACCCATTCGGTTACTTCAGGTCATGCTTATTCCACCATTGACGATCTTGCCCGGGGCGCGCGGAAACGGCGGCTTAAGGGTTTTGTTTTAACCGATCATGGCCCCGCCATGCCCGGGGGACCGGTGCCATATCATTTTGCTAATCTGCGGATCATCCCCAAGAAGCTTTTTGGAGTTTTTTTCTTTACCGGGGTGGAAACCAATATCATGGATGCTGAGGGCGGCATTGACCTTGCTGCGAAGTACTGCAAACGCCTTGACTTTGTCATGACCGGTTTCCATGAGATATGTTTTGGTTCCCAGGGCAGGGAAGCAAATACCAAGACCATGATTGCCGCTCTGGCTAATCCCCTGGTGGACGGAATCTCCCATCCCGGGAACCCTATGTTTCCCATTGATATTGAGGAAGTGGTGAAAGCGGCGGCAAAATACGGCAAGGCTCTGGAAATCAACAACAGTTCGTTCCGGATCAGGCCGGGATGCGAAGAAAATTGCCGTGCGGTGGCCGAATATTCCAAACAATACGGAAGCCTCCTCAGCATCGGCAGCGACACCCACTACTGGGCAGATGTGGGTAACTTTACTAAGGCCAGGGCCCTTCTAAAACAAGTGGCCTTCCCCCCGGAATTGGTTATCAACAGTTCCCTGGAACGGTTCCGGGCATTTGTCGAAAAACGGCGGACTGCTCGGGCAGAGATACGGTAA
- a CDS encoding COG3014 family protein: MADRMKLGLSSVVLCLMFFSCASGNPYAKIDSHAQRNEYQEGLAVIDKDKKKLYRDKDAVLYYLDAGMLSHYAAEYRRSTELLQAGERAIETAYTKSITMEIGTYILNDTTQEYAGEDYEDIFINTFNALNYYHENELEDAMVEIRRMNNKLQFLSSKYGIIVDNMQKKALEEDAAIPPDPAAGKTTFTNSALARYLGMLFYRGNGNYDDARIDRDQIKIAFANNPSVYAYPAPASIDEELTVPAGKARFNVIGFSGSAPVKEEETLRILIPGPRYIKIALPVLVNRPSVVNRITVRFDSGESFNLELLEDIGAIAKETFKERANLAYLKSVIRGTLKGVTSSVLDGVGDEVGGNAGLVMGLLSIGTQVFAEASEKADLRISRYFPAKAYVGGITLDPGTYSYTVIYYSGSRVVDSLRQENVEIRARGLNLAEAVCLK; encoded by the coding sequence ATGGCTGACCGCATGAAGCTTGGCTTGTCGAGCGTTGTTTTGTGTCTCATGTTTTTTTCCTGCGCTTCGGGCAATCCATACGCAAAAATTGACAGCCACGCACAACGGAACGAATACCAGGAAGGTCTGGCGGTCATCGATAAGGATAAAAAGAAATTATACCGGGACAAGGATGCGGTCCTCTATTACCTTGACGCAGGAATGTTGAGTCACTACGCGGCGGAATACCGCCGGTCCACAGAACTGCTCCAGGCAGGGGAACGGGCCATTGAAACCGCCTATACCAAAAGCATCACCATGGAAATCGGTACCTATATCCTCAACGATACTACCCAGGAATATGCCGGGGAGGATTACGAGGATATTTTTATCAACACCTTTAATGCCCTCAATTATTACCACGAGAATGAGCTTGAGGACGCAATGGTAGAAATCCGGCGGATGAATAACAAACTGCAGTTCCTCTCTTCGAAGTACGGAATTATTGTGGACAATATGCAGAAAAAGGCCCTGGAGGAGGATGCTGCAATACCTCCCGACCCGGCGGCGGGAAAAACCACTTTTACTAATTCTGCCCTGGCCCGTTACCTGGGGATGCTTTTCTACCGGGGAAACGGAAACTACGACGACGCCAGGATTGACCGGGACCAGATAAAGATAGCCTTTGCCAACAACCCTTCGGTGTATGCCTATCCGGCGCCTGCTTCTATAGATGAGGAGCTTACGGTTCCCGCCGGCAAAGCACGGTTCAATGTGATTGGTTTTAGCGGGTCCGCCCCGGTTAAGGAAGAGGAGACGCTTCGCATCCTTATCCCCGGCCCCCGGTATATAAAGATCGCCCTGCCGGTACTGGTCAACCGGCCTTCGGTGGTGAATCGGATTACTGTTCGTTTTGACTCCGGAGAATCCTTTAATCTGGAACTTCTGGAGGATATAGGGGCCATTGCCAAGGAAACCTTCAAGGAAAGAGCCAATCTGGCCTATCTGAAATCGGTCATCCGGGGAACCCTCAAGGGGGTCACCTCCTCGGTTTTGGATGGAGTGGGGGATGAAGTGGGGGGTAACGCCGGGTTGGTCATGGGATTGTTGAGTATTGGGACCCAGGTTTTTGCGGAGGCCAGCGAAAAGGCGGATCTGCGGATATCCCGGTATTTCCCCGCCAAAGCCTATGTGGGGGGTATTACCCTAGATCCCGGGACCTATTCCTATACGGTTATCTATTATTCCGGCAGCAGGGTGGTTGATTCGTTACGGCAGGAAAATGTGGAGATCCGTGCAAGGGGACTTAATTTAGCGGAAGCGGTATGTTTGAAATAA
- the uvrB gene encoding excinuclease ABC subunit UvrB — MRLFEVVSPFSPAGDQGEAIAALAAGIKGGDKFQTLQGVTGSGKTFTMAKIIEAVQMPTLIISHNKTLAAQLFREFKGFFPQNAVEYYVSYYDYYQPEAYVASRDLYIEKDASINQEIERLRLSATRSLMEREDVIIVATVSCIYGLATPEIYRKMTATFSVGDTIDVDALIRRFVELQYERNDAVLERGNFRRRGDTIDIYPAYLEDAYRVDLDWDQVKRIRRFNPISGEVFEGLDRAMIYPAKQFVMPAEMIHNALDSIKDELADRYEFLKNTNKLMEAERLKTRVEYDIEMLTEMGYCPGIENYSAPLAGRKPGEAPDTLIDYFPKEHLTFIDESHVTLPQIGAMYAGDRSRKTSLVDYGFRLPCALDNRPLRFDEFAERLDKTVYVSATPSKTELEQSKRVVQQMIRPTGLLDPIIEVRPSDGQMEDIYGEVRARIAAGERSLILTLTKKMAEDLTDYLSGLGLKVRYIHSEVETIERVEILTQLRQGIFDVLVGINLLREGIDLPEVSFIAILDADKIGFLRSLTSLVQIIGRAARNAAGKVIMYADRMSDAMEAAIAETDRRRKIQTEYNESHGITPTTVKKAIADILTRHAEEEKDAAATAVEVLKKSYNVLIPAQRKQLIRALEGEMLEHAKNLEYEQAAAIRDEIAKVKEVGK, encoded by the coding sequence ATGCGTCTATTTGAGGTAGTTTCCCCTTTTAGCCCGGCGGGGGACCAGGGTGAGGCAATCGCGGCTCTGGCGGCGGGCATTAAGGGCGGGGATAAATTCCAGACCCTCCAGGGGGTTACGGGCTCCGGAAAAACCTTTACCATGGCGAAGATCATCGAGGCGGTGCAGATGCCCACCCTGATTATCAGCCATAACAAGACCCTGGCAGCCCAGCTTTTCCGGGAATTTAAGGGATTCTTTCCCCAAAACGCCGTGGAATACTATGTTTCCTATTACGATTACTATCAGCCCGAAGCCTATGTGGCCAGCCGGGACCTCTATATAGAAAAAGATGCTTCTATTAATCAGGAGATTGAGCGGCTGCGCCTCTCCGCCACCCGGAGCCTTATGGAACGGGAGGATGTGATCATCGTGGCCACCGTCTCCTGCATCTACGGCCTGGCTACCCCGGAAATCTACCGGAAGATGACCGCCACCTTTTCCGTAGGGGATACCATCGATGTGGACGCCCTGATCCGCCGCTTTGTGGAGCTCCAGTACGAGCGGAACGATGCGGTTCTGGAGCGGGGCAACTTCCGCCGCCGGGGGGATACCATCGACATCTACCCCGCCTACCTGGAGGACGCCTATAGGGTGGATCTGGACTGGGACCAGGTCAAGCGGATACGCCGCTTTAACCCCATATCCGGGGAGGTCTTTGAAGGATTAGATCGGGCGATGATCTATCCCGCCAAGCAATTCGTTATGCCCGCGGAGATGATCCACAACGCCCTGGACAGTATCAAGGATGAACTGGCGGACCGCTACGAATTCCTTAAAAATACGAACAAACTTATGGAAGCCGAACGTCTAAAAACCAGGGTGGAGTACGATATTGAGATGCTTACCGAGATGGGCTATTGTCCGGGGATAGAGAACTACTCCGCCCCTCTGGCAGGCCGGAAACCCGGGGAAGCGCCGGACACCCTGATCGATTACTTCCCGAAAGAGCACCTCACGTTTATTGACGAAAGCCATGTAACCCTGCCCCAGATTGGGGCCATGTATGCCGGTGATCGGAGCCGCAAAACGAGCCTGGTGGACTACGGGTTCCGGCTCCCCTGCGCCCTGGACAACCGGCCCCTGCGCTTCGACGAATTCGCTGAACGGTTGGACAAGACGGTCTACGTTTCCGCCACCCCCAGCAAGACCGAGCTGGAACAATCCAAGCGGGTGGTCCAGCAGATGATACGCCCCACGGGGCTTCTGGACCCGATTATCGAGGTCCGCCCCAGCGATGGGCAGATGGAGGATATCTACGGTGAGGTTCGCGCCAGAATCGCTGCGGGGGAACGTTCACTCATCTTAACCCTGACTAAAAAGATGGCCGAGGATTTGACGGACTATCTTAGCGGTCTGGGTCTTAAGGTCCGGTACATCCACAGCGAAGTTGAAACCATTGAGCGGGTAGAGATACTAACCCAGCTCCGCCAGGGTATCTTTGATGTGCTCGTGGGGATCAATCTTCTCCGGGAGGGGATAGATCTGCCGGAGGTTTCCTTCATAGCAATTCTGGACGCGGACAAAATAGGGTTTCTTCGTTCCCTCACCAGCCTGGTTCAGATAATAGGCCGGGCGGCCCGGAACGCCGCAGGAAAGGTGATCATGTACGCCGACCGGATGAGTGACGCCATGGAGGCAGCCATTGCCGAAACGGACCGGCGGCGGAAAATTCAGACGGAATACAATGAGTCCCACGGTATTACCCCCACCACGGTAAAGAAGGCCATCGCAGATATTTTGACCCGCCATGCGGAGGAGGAGAAGGACGCCGCTGCCACCGCTGTGGAGGTACTCAAGAAGTCCTATAATGTGCTTATCCCCGCTCAACGGAAACAGCTTATCCGCGCCCTGGAAGGGGAGATGCTGGAACATGCGAAGAATCTGGAGTACGAGCAGGCTGCGGCTATACGGGACGAAATTGCAAAGGTAAAGGAAGTGGGAAAATAG
- the aroC gene encoding chorismate synthase, which yields MAGNSSGTIFTVTSFGESHGPGLGCIVDGCPAGLPLNIEDISRELGRRRPGGGGPSTTRSETDVPEILSGVFEGKTLGTPIAILVRNTNQRSGDYDKLKDLYRPGHADWTWEAKYGFRDHRGGGRSSARETLGRVAAGAIAKAFLSAQGVTIQGWTSSAAGIDAPLFGEPNFDFDEVEKNPLRFPNRELAELVLQKTERLRNEGDSAGGTVSCRVTGLKPGLGEPVFGKLDARLAAAMLSLGAAKGIEFGSGFSAAYAQGSTNNDRPIPGRRTPTLPPGVPDLEYATNNAGGVLGGISTGMPLEFTVAFKPVPSILKKQETVDRQGNIRELIIEGRHDICVCPRAVPVVEAMTALVLADLILLSRMDRV from the coding sequence ATGGCGGGAAATAGCAGCGGCACAATTTTTACGGTAACGAGTTTCGGAGAATCCCACGGCCCGGGTCTGGGCTGTATTGTGGATGGTTGTCCGGCAGGGCTCCCCCTTAATATTGAGGATATCAGCCGGGAACTCGGCCGGCGCCGTCCTGGCGGAGGAGGCCCCTCCACTACCCGCTCCGAAACGGATGTCCCGGAAATCCTCTCCGGAGTTTTTGAAGGGAAAACCCTGGGAACCCCTATCGCCATACTGGTACGGAACACCAACCAGCGTTCAGGAGATTACGACAAGCTCAAAGACCTATACCGGCCCGGACATGCCGACTGGACCTGGGAGGCCAAATACGGCTTCCGGGATCACCGGGGCGGTGGCCGAAGTTCCGCCCGGGAAACCCTGGGTCGTGTTGCAGCCGGCGCCATTGCCAAGGCCTTTCTTAGCGCACAGGGCGTTACCATTCAGGGCTGGACTTCCTCCGCCGCAGGAATCGACGCCCCTCTATTCGGGGAACCAAATTTTGATTTTGACGAAGTTGAAAAAAACCCCCTGCGCTTCCCCAACCGGGAACTAGCGGAACTGGTTCTCCAAAAAACCGAACGCCTCCGGAACGAAGGCGACAGCGCCGGAGGCACCGTCTCTTGCCGGGTTACAGGCCTTAAGCCGGGCTTAGGGGAACCGGTCTTCGGAAAACTGGATGCCCGCCTTGCCGCCGCCATGCTATCCCTAGGCGCCGCCAAGGGCATAGAGTTCGGCTCCGGCTTCAGCGCCGCCTATGCGCAGGGCTCTACGAACAATGACCGCCCCATACCAGGCCGCCGTACCCCTACACTGCCGCCGGGCGTACCGGACCTGGAATACGCAACCAACAATGCCGGAGGCGTACTAGGCGGCATATCCACAGGCATGCCCCTGGAATTCACCGTGGCCTTCAAACCGGTCCCATCAATTTTGAAAAAGCAGGAAACCGTGGACCGTCAGGGAAATATCCGGGAACTGATCATAGAGGGCCGCCACGATATATGCGTCTGCCCCCGGGCGGTACCGGTGGTAGAGGCAATGACAGCGTTAGTGCTGGCGGATCTTATACTGCTTAGCAGGATGGATAGGGTTTAA
- a CDS encoding PilZ domain-containing protein, with the protein MSVLTKQKIASYYDRYKGIDVTFTKEIIQVTGLITQQVLIKCVGDFWPCVVYSSSFEGAKVVANIKSGIIDKLQQANNSISLRLSFRSPENGQPLTFFVSARVAGYNAYGGSTDTALFNLQFTQRPPDDLIEIMGRVLDANINSSKRKDERVLLTADSLRKLKILSKDTAAFIEGVPRRCILRDISFSGAKIIMMGVAKFLVDRDTALRLDFDDPRESFLVRGKFVRAETVEGRKELIALAIIFDEASIPMGYKVRLNDFLSIVRADNRPDNTQGEQAAMPISPVTAK; encoded by the coding sequence ATGAGTGTACTTACCAAGCAAAAAATAGCGAGCTACTATGACCGGTACAAAGGTATAGATGTAACCTTTACAAAAGAAATCATCCAGGTTACCGGTCTGATTACCCAGCAGGTATTGATCAAATGCGTGGGAGATTTCTGGCCCTGCGTGGTATATTCGTCCTCCTTTGAGGGGGCGAAGGTGGTGGCTAACATCAAATCGGGCATTATCGATAAGTTACAACAGGCAAATAACTCCATAAGCCTCCGGTTAAGCTTCCGGAGTCCCGAAAACGGCCAGCCATTAACCTTCTTTGTGTCTGCCCGGGTAGCGGGCTATAACGCCTATGGGGGTTCCACGGATACAGCGCTGTTTAACCTCCAGTTTACCCAGCGGCCGCCGGACGATTTAATCGAAATTATGGGGCGGGTTCTGGATGCTAATATCAATTCCTCAAAACGGAAGGATGAACGGGTTCTTTTAACCGCCGATTCTCTGCGAAAACTGAAAATCCTCTCCAAAGACACCGCAGCTTTTATTGAGGGAGTGCCCAGGCGCTGTATACTTCGGGATATTTCCTTTTCCGGGGCCAAAATCATCATGATGGGGGTGGCTAAGTTCCTGGTGGACCGGGATACCGCCCTTAGGCTGGATTTTGATGACCCGCGGGAGAGTTTCCTTGTCCGGGGAAAGTTTGTCCGGGCGGAAACGGTGGAGGGCCGGAAGGAGCTGATAGCCCTGGCGATAATCTTCGACGAAGCGTCGATTCCCATGGGTTATAAGGTGCGGCTGAACGACTTCCTCAGTATAGTGCGGGCGGATAACCGGCCGGATAATACCCAGGGCGAACAGGCAGCCATGCCGATTTCACCGGTGACTGCTAAATAA